The Polypterus senegalus isolate Bchr_013 chromosome 10, ASM1683550v1, whole genome shotgun sequence genomic interval gatgtcgctccgctggcgatcaggtagcgggagtgaccagggaaggcgactggccgcagagaggccattgaaaggcagtggaagtcgggagacttggtggtgggaatccccaacgtgagcgacctggccgttggtggaaaccaagttctccgggactgggatgagtgccataccggagccagggatcgggaggtctccagtctcgtgtgtgtgtctagaagagggcagctgcaaagagcgtcttgcctgctgcttggcccaaacgggataagcaggtgagacgctaacagaaaataagcacagagcttgtttgttgtttttaagactgcttccaagagaagattttaacctctggttttaaggatgtgttttttttctatatattggttttactcccacgttcttttatggattatttattgactctttgaatgaactgcactatttatttgaacacttgttttgttggtttttaaataaaagcactactcatttttgcaccaccccttgctcaagtgttaatttgcctccattgactagctctctcggtttcattatcgacggtgttgggttcaagggttcccaaacagccatgggagcgtggagccagaacccacatcgtcacagtgtcCCACAAAGCATCAATCACAGTGAGGAAATGATGCACGATCAACGATCGAGGGGTTTGGGGGACTGCAGACCCACAGGAAGCCACGGGTGCAGTCACACTTCTAAGCTATGAAACACAGTTGACAAACTTTGTCCTACAATAACATTTGCATTGCTGTTCAAAAACAAATGTACTGCCAAGATCACTAGCAGGAGAGATGAGCCGAGTATAAGAGTGCTGCATCCAGTTCAGTTCCCTTTAACCCTCCCcgacaaaaatgtcaatcaaacctccAAATCCGCCTGCTGCAAGAAACCCACAAGAGCATGCATTTCTGCAGCCCATTCACAGGTGACGACTGCACGTGCAATGCTTGATTCTGTGCATCTCTAACtcataaatgacctacaaatgatggcacactgcaagacacaGAGTGCACCTGAATAAAGTCAGACAACGCACCTCACTCAGTTGTGGTGAATCACGACAATCCTTGCCATTCATTGCACCCCCTGAAATACCATGGCATTAGGATTAGGAATTCCTGCTCTACACTGACAGCGACCAGGCATGGGAATTGAGTACAGAATGCAGGATCATGGAGGACGGcaccactaaccactgtgcctccatgCAAATGCTTCATAGGATATATAACAGACAGCAccacaatttatatatttttaattttatgatgccatacaaacacaaatatttaagaaaaatagggtttgtatttaaaattatggtAAACACgtctttatttttactatttaagtAATTCAAagcttatatttttataaaatatttaaaacaaaattgccCACTCATGAGATCTTGAGAACACGGCACCTTGGGATCATTTTCTGCCCATGTAAGTTTGGAGGAAATGTTTGTTGCCAAAATATCGAATGCTTAGCTTTAAGTTATACTTTACAGTGTCACAACATACACTACTGCTATACCACACTTTTACATTCAGTTGCATTATATTGCTTTAAAACACAGTATACAAAACAAGCACATCACTTAACTATTTGTGCAACTCATGGCAATAAGCAACGGTCAACCTTTTCTTCTGCCTTAAGGTTTCCCTAGAAAGATCTCTGCTGGCTGTTTCTGAAACTGGAAGCAACAGTAATCTCTTTGTGTATTTGGTTATAAAAATTGAGCTGCATCTTTCTAAAAATCCTATTAGATCATTCAATTTGGCCCTTGGAAattctcattttctcttcaaCTCATTTGTTTATTAGAAATGCTCCTTTCCTGTAACTTTGATGCAAAtccaatgttttattgtttttttaaaggaaggatTTGACACTCTCTATTTTCATTGTCCTTGTTTTCCTCcctctctctttcattttctcagataaaaagaaaatgtctgtaCTCACCCATTCAGGCTAAGGTGTGCCCCAAGAGGCAAACCATTCAAGCACTGCCTTTActataaagtattaaaaaaacacacaaaaagtttGTCCCAGATTCTCCCCTGTGGTCAGCATGCAGCACGCAAGGCTTCATTCAATTATTGCTTTACCGTGTGGAAGTCACGCTGATGCTGGACAGCTACAACGTCTCCCCCAATAGGCAGTTGTTCAGACAGCTCTTCATCCTTCAAGGTCAGCCAATCGATGATCTCTTGCAGAGAGAGCTGCAGCTTTCCACTGTTGTCAGAGAAAGCCTCCAGCCGAGCCCTGTACACAAAACAGAGAAGACTTCTTACTCCACAGCTTTACAGCATGGCTAATTCATAAAGCCTGTCATAATGTGAGTCACTGTTCATATTTTGCTTCAGAACCTTACAGGGCTTTGATTAGAAGTGACAGAGTGAGAACATAAAATTCGAAAACAAGAGAAATGATCCGCTTAAATTCTGTAGCAAATACATCAGTCGCACcagcactttattttccttaattgtgctTTTTGGTTGTTTTTAAGGTATCCTTTGtcacaaaatgataaataaatagaattttcCCTAATTCTTCTCATAGCATGAATGGATAACTAATTAATCCAGTAGTATTTTCCTGCCAGTCTAAGATAAGAAATTTCTAGGAGAGTGTCAGCTTCAAAGCCAGGCCATGGCCCAATCTAGGCCTTCTTGTACAATGAGACTGgatgaaattaatatttaatataacaaGTATGGCAGCTTACAAGTCCTAGGATTTGTTGCTAAAGGTGAAAAATTTCAGACAGTAGTTATTGAAAGTGGATTTCTTGAACAATCTTGAATAAAGTCTCTGAGGCAAAGATCTCCTCTGTGAGAGTTACACCTGGGTTGCCCATGCCTGCTGCATTGCACTAAGACTAAATCTACATTTAAGACTACATCTACACTacgatattttcattttaaaacagcatttttaattgaacataatCTTTGTTCTCACTAATGTTTTCGCATCTTCTGTGAAAGTATctctaaaatgactgaaaacacatATGATGTATACATTGGCCTACAAAGCGAAATGTGCACATCGGTGGAAAAATACTTGAAGGAATGGGAACACCGCTGGCCACGGGAGTTAGCCCAAAACTATGGCAACTGATAAATGATTTGCATTTTGCACATGTATACAGCATTTAAACTGTACAAAAAACAATTTAGGTGCACAAAAGTAAGCAACACTACAAGCATCATGTGCccgctatgttggaatatggttttcttccatgaagggtggCCAATCAGGAAATGGGACGTTGTAATGAGAAGAACCCAATAACTGATGGCATACATAAtaagaatgagtacattagagcgtgattagagtctgcattttcaaaaattgCCCATCCACATTGCAATGCTGAGCCGGTGTTTTGAGAAGTACAGTTAGACCTCTGTTCATGAGCGCTTTCTTCCCAAGTAATCTAGTATATGAGCATTTTTCTGCCATGAAATTTGTATTTGTACATGAGTAGTTACTTGGAACCCAAGCATTTTCGAATGTGATCAAACATGTATGGTTTGCACGGTGTAGATTAGACAAAGTAATCTTGAGTCAGTCTAACCTTGTCCTTTGCCAAATTAATACAAGAGTTATTTTATTGCAAACACATTAGcagttttttgtgtattttactgtTGAGTTACGAAAGTGTACGACCAGCATGGGGCCAAAGAAAGCATTAAAGGATGCATCTGTGAAGAAATCAGTGAAAATAAccatagaaatgaaaaaagagatcATCAAAAAACATGAAGACAGTGTTTGTGTGGCTGATCTGGCATCCCAATATGGCAAAGCAACATCGACAAAATGTACCATTCTTAAACAGAAAGATAGATTCAAGAGTGCTGATGTGGCAAAAGGTGTTAAAGTGTTAATGAAACAACGACCTAAAGAAATCGATGTTGAAAGGTTGTTGCTAGTGTGGATAAACCAGAAACAGCAGGTTAAAGCACATCCGAGGCGATCATATGTGAAAAAGCAAGGGAGTTGAATACTGATCTCATTAAGAAAACCCCTGGAACGAGCAATTCAGAAGTGGAATCATTTAAAGTAAGCAGTGAGTATAAGTGACAATTCAAAGTCTTGGTCTCCAGGCCACACTTCCACACTCTGTCCCTTTATCTGGGGGTCTTCCTGCCTTCTTTACGCTCTTCTTTGAGGTGCTCCTATGCAATGGTTGGACAAGTAGACATTTGTGGTAGGGATGGCACTTGACTGTTGATCAAACTTATTGTCATCAGTTATCCTAGCAGATTCATTGTAAGAGGAGAAGGATGTTCGTGCCTTTCCAGTAAGAGAGCTGAGGACTGTATAATAAGCATCATATTTTTACAGTTTGCTCATATGGATTGTTGCATGCTGCTTAAAAAGTGTCTGctctgtttggtgaaagtgaactttattatcactgaattggaaACCAGTGGTGCAACCGAGGTGAGGCTATAGATCATAACGTTTACAtggtcacacacatgcacatgggaggtagCTTCAAAGCTCGTCTAAAGGTATTTACACTCAcagccaggggttggtgctgtcaccaaatgccttttctcttcctcgcTCTGCAGAACCAATGATTCCCAATAACACCACTGATGATGTCGCTTCCATTTCCAGACTGCCTGAACCTTCCTCTTCCTGTTCTCCAGCTTGAATATCAGTTCTACCTTCATTTTGAGATGGTCGACCATTGTTTTGCATCTGACAGGATCTATTGTGTGCTACTTTTTTGTTGTGGCTTTACAAATAATTATACGGGGATTAAgatggtgccccaactcttatTAATCTCTTCTGTAGTTATTTACAACATGCAGCCAATTCACCTTGGCTATAGTAGACCAACATGAAAATGCAGGGTTGTGTTAAGTGTGCTCTTTGAAAGGGCACAGTTTTGTATGGTGACTGTGAAGCAGGATGCCATCATTTGAACTTCCTAAAAGCCTTGCTTAACATTGTTGGTCAATAAATTAAAACCTGTCCATATTCACAGTTATACCATTTCTTCGATTCAACACAAAAaaccatctgtccatccattttccaaacttgcTCATCCTGAGCCTGTCCTGGCAGTCATCTGGctatttattaaaatcatttcttttctttaaggAATATTGCATGTATAAGCAGATGGCTGAATGGGCATGATAAGAACATAAGCCCACTTATTAAAAACGTATGCTGAAACAGAATGCAGACATTTAGATATAGCTGCAATAAGCATGTTAATTAAATTGATATTGAGATTTACAGTTAAGCAAAATTCAgcaatatttataatttgtatggTTACAGGCAGAAAGCAGGGGCAAGTCACATAATTCAACCACATGTTCCTTTTACTACCAAAATTTTCTTCTGTATACTGAATTAATTGGAAGGAAAACTAACAACCACAGTGACACCCCATCCCATAGCCAACATTAACCAttcctgctttttttatttaatggatgATGAAATCATTCCATGGTACACCAGTAATAGGGCACAACTTATCTGCTAAAATGACATGGGGAGATCCAGTAGAATGAAACACTGAATTAATGAGGATTCTGGTAAAACTGAAAGGGACAGCTTTGAAAAAAGGAAGCAAGAAAGAGACTGGTGCACATGGATACGTTTTAATATTTATGAACCGGCACAATGGGACCTGGTAGCTACTAGCTAGCCAAATAAGTCACTTGTAATTATTGTCAGCTCTTTACTGTAAGATTCTTTTCTGCCTTTAGGGGATGTAAGGTGGGTACAGTGCCCCACAAACCCAGCTTCCTAAACCCTAATCTTATGCCCTGTTGCTGTCTTTGTGAAGCCTCCACATTCTCCGTAGGACCTTTCTCTGGTTAGTCCAGTTATCCCATCATAGCTCTAAGATGTGAGTGTTAGGTTACATTGCAATGTTAAATTGGATAAGTGCGAGTTggctctgcagtggactggcaccccatccacatTTAGTTCCTACCTTTTAACCTGTGCTGCCATATAGGCTCTGGTGCTTAcaaccctgatttggattaagtgaGCTTGAGAATGTGGTGCTTCATTCGCTATTTTGTTTAATGTCAGACATTAAAGGATTGAAGTGGatccaaaagaaattaaaattataccCTTAACTTGTTAACTAACCTTATGCCTCTTACTCCTAGCTGAAAGGAAGGCTGTTTAACAGCACAAATGCTATAATAACAGCCCCtttcttttttcagaatttaatgagGCTTTTTGGTAGAAATGTGGCTTTGTGGTAGAAATGTGGCATTCATCTGTGTTTACAGATCCCGAATGTTCTTGTTTGCTATAAATGATTTGATAATAGCACAGGGATTAAGCAGAACAGAAATCATTAAAATGCAGCCCCATCACCACATGAGTCAGTCTGTAGTAATTTGCAACGTTTGAAAAGCAGGTGCAAGAAAGGATCAAGTGCAATATCTTCTAAATgagaaattatatataaaaataaaaaaaagattaaatctaATGCATGACATTTAAaagttatatataaaaacatcaaaaagtggaaaaaacaaaacagcattatctttttttttttccacagttttataatttttttttttttaagtaacataTGAAATTAGTCTTTCTTGGCAGCTGCCTTTCTCATGGCTGCTAGGATGTTGCTCAGttcttctctcttcctctttGCACGAATGTGGGTTCCAACCCTCTTCTTAATGAACTTGAGTGCTCGCTTATCCTTGGACACTTTCAGCAACTCCATCGCACGCCTTTCGTAAGGGGCAAAGCCACACACTTCACGGATCATGTCTCTGACAAACTTGGTATGTTTGGTTAGGCGCCCTCTTCTTCTATTCTGCCTTGGCTTGCTCACATTCTTGGTCACGGGGTGGCCTTCATTAAGGCCAACGGCCATGGGGTACCGGATTGCCATATTTTCCCTTCGAATGGAGGCCACACCAAAAACAGCATTATCTTTGATAATCAAGAATAATTATCTAGTTATTAaataatttgaattgaaatgcactTAACAAATATACAATTAACAATAACCAGCAAGAATAGAATGAGCAAACAAAGATCAAAGCTTTTACAAAACCTGGACCAAGCACTAGATTTTTGCAATTTTCAGTGAAGTCCTAAGACTTTCCAGTACTTATTTTGTTCTCTTCTCACAGTCCAGAAATGCTATTTAAAGTGGTTTAGATTCTGTCCTATGGTCAACTATGTTTTCTCGGGAATGTTTCCTGTCTTACTGCAATTGCTGCCCTGATATGTTCTTCTACCCAGAAAAATGGGTTTCGGAGATTAACAATGATAAGCGGACAGCATTTTGACCGCATGGCAGCTGAGTCTTGCATTTAATGGTTGGCTCGAATTCTTTCTGTACCAGATCCAACTACAGTGGGTACAAAAGGAGTTCCCTAATATCTTGCCAGCAAGAGAAGAATCCATCAGACTTGTTACATTCCTGAGAGTTAAGGACAAATATTTTGGATATAAAAGCCAGAGGTGTTTGATGTTGTTAAGGAAACAGTAGTGGCTCACTTTGTAGAGTATATGGAGATGTCTACCtggcatatcattgatcacaatattcttataaatcgccttagtcagtggttgggcctctctggcagtatcttaaattggtttgagtcttacttaacaggtagaaaattctttgttagttgtggtaattatacttcaaagacacatgatattctatatggtgttccacaaggctctagcctcggtccactgctctttttgatctacatgctcccgttaggtcagattatctcaaggcataatgtgagctaccacagctatgctgacgacacacaactgtatttatcaatagcacctgatgaccctgactctcttgattcactgacacaatatcttacttgtgtttctgagtggatgagtagtaattttctcaaattaaataaggagaaaacagaaatcttagtgattggcaataattgatataatgaagatattagaaataaacttgatccattagatttaaaaggtaaaatatttagaggtaattattgactctgacctaaattttaaatcacgtattaatcagatcactaggacagcactaggacagcatttttttcacttaagaaatatagcaaaacttAGACCCCTTATATGTTTGCATGATGCTGCAaaaattagattactgtaacgcac includes:
- the LOC120537240 gene encoding 60S ribosomal protein L36-like is translated as MAIRYPMAVGLNEGHPVTKNVSKPRQNRRRGRLTKHTKFVRDMIREVCGFAPYERRAMELLKVSKDKRALKFIKKRVGTHIRAKRKREELSNILAAMRKAAAKKD